A window of Marinitoga litoralis genomic DNA:
GAAGAACTATTTTTATCATATATATCACCCCTTAAAAATCTTATTTTTTTGCAATACAAGAAACTTCAACATCTACACCTTTTGGAAGTTTTGATACTTCAACTACAAATCTAGCAGGATATGGTTTTTTGAAATATGTTTCATAAATTGTATTAAATTCATTGAATTTAGACATATCTGTTATAAATACACTAACTTGTACAATATCTTTAAATGAAAACCCAGAGGCATTTAATATATTTTTTAAATTTTCCATTACTTGTTTAGATTGTTCTACAAAAGATTCAGGAATTTCACCTGTTTCAAAATTTATAGGTATTTGCCCTGAAACATATAATTCATTATCTTTTTTTAATGCTGGTGAATAAGGACCTACAGCAGAAACTCCATTTGGTATAATAGATTTTTTATTACTAAATAATCTAATATGTATTTGAGTATCAAAAAAGTCAAAGTAATTTAAGTTTAGATTTTTTAATAATGAGTATAAATAATCTTTATCTTCAAAATGTTTAAAGTAATTGTTTAAAATAAAAGATAACATTAGATTATATATAATAAAATAAACTACAAAAGAAATAACATTTAATTTTATTAATGAAACGGAAATTAGAAAGGACATGGAAATTAAAATTATACTAAAATAATGTATTAAAACTTTTAAACCATCTTTTTCTTTTGAAAATAAATAAGTTCCTATTAATTGAGTTAATGTTGTAATAGTAAAGAAAAAAAGAAAAAATACATTAACTTTTTGTGTAGTAGCTACTGACGAAAAACCAGTAAGAACAGTTAAAATCCACGACAACTTATAAAACATGTCAAAATAAATTTTCATGTAATCCCCCCTATATCTCAAGATTTTCTAGTTTTTCACCAAGATCCCATTCTACTAATTTATCTATTATTTCATCTAAATCTCCTTCAAGTATAAAATTAAGTCTATATGAAGTAAAACCTATTCTGTGATCAGTTACTCTATTTTGTGGGAAATTGTATGTTCTTATCTTTTCGCTTCTTTCTCCAGTACCAATTTGTGAACGCCTTTGTGATACCAATTTTTCTTGTTGTTTTCTTAAAGCTTCTTCGTATAATTTGGCTCTTAAAATTGACATTGCAGCTTCTTTATTTTGATGTTGTGATCTTTCATTTTGACATGTAACAACTATACCAGTAGGTTCATGTACTATTCTAACTGCAGATTCAGTTTTATTAACATGTTGTCCTCCGGCACCTCCTGCTCTATATGTGTCTATTCTCAAATCTTTTGGATCAATCTTTACATCTACATCTGTTGCTTCTGGTAAAACAGCTACTGTTGCAGTAGAAGTATGTATTCTACCACCAGATTCTGTAACTGGTACTCTTTGGACTCTGTGAACACCGCTTTCATATTTTAATCTTCCGAAAACACCTTTACCTTTAATTTTAATAACAGCATTTTTTGTTCCTCCAATACCAGTATCACTAAGTTCTAATACTTCATGTTTCCAACCGTTATTTTCTGCATATTTTAAATACATTCTCATTAAATCAGAAGCAAATAACGCAGCTTCTTCTCCACCGGTTCCAGCTCTTATTTCCATGATGATATTTCTTTCATTTATTTCATTTCCTGGTATTAATAAGCTTAAAATATCAATATTTAATTTCTTTATGGTCTTTTCAGCTTCCTCTAACATTTTATTATATTCTTCTTCATCTATAGCTTCTTCTTGTTTTAATAAATGTATAGTTTCTTTATCTTCTAAAGCTCTTTCTAATTCGATGAATAAATCTCTAAGAGTAGATAATCTATTGTGTTCTTTACCTAAATTTTGTAATAATTCTAAATCAGAGGTTACTTCGCTATCTGAAAGTTTTACTTCTACCTCTTTTAATTTATCTAAAATCTTATCTTTAAACGATAAAATATCCATACAAACACTCCTTATTCTTTTTTTGGTATTATATCATATTTTCATAATATCTTCAATTTTCTTTGTTTAAAAAATTAGAAATATTAAATATTATAAATATTATTAGAATAGTTAAAGATGCTAAAGCTTGGCTTTCTAAATAATATCTAGCATTTGATAATGAATAATTAATATTTGAAATTAATGGGAAATAATCCATAGATTGCATGGTATATGAAATAGTAAATTCCCCAAATATTATTGCGAATATTTGCAAAAATACTGCAATCAATGTATTTCTTAATATCGGAAACTCTATGTATATAAATAATTTTAAAGTGTTAGCCCCATCAATTTTTGCGGCTTCTAAAATTGAATAATCAAAAGATAAAACTCTTTGTTGTAAAAAGGTATAAGCTAAAGGTACTGAAATAATAATATACCCTATTGCTAAAAGAATATAATAAGGTATAGAATAATTAATATTTAGATATAATAATCCCATAGCTAAAAATGCTGAAGAAATGCCCATAGAAGAAATTATTGAAATATTAGAGATTATCACATCTTTATGATTTCTAATGTTTCTTAAAATTATATAAGTTAATGTTACTACTAATAAACTTACTATAGTAGATATTAATATTGTATTGTAAAATGATTTAATAATAGGATAATATGAATTTATTTCTTTTGAGAAAAGATTTATAAACCCTTTTAAAGTAAATCTATTATTTATAAAATCATAAAATCCGGAAAATGTTCCTGTAAAGACAATTGAATATTCGAATATTAGATAAAAAATAGAAAAAACATATACAAAAATGTTGTTTTTTTCTGTATATTTTTCCTCTATAGTCATTTCGTATATCTTTGGTATTGATATGATATAATTCATTATTAGTAAAATGATAAATTGTATGATAGCATAAGTTAAAGCTTTTGAAAAGTCTAAAGAACTTCTTAAAGTAGTAAAAATAGCAACTTCAAAAGTAGAATATTTTATACCTCCTAAAGAAAGTACAATTGCAAAACTTACAAAGGAGTATGTAAAAACTAAAAAGGATGCTTTTAAAATAGCTGGTAAAATTATGGGTAATTTAATTGTTTTGAAAATATTCCATTTATTAGAGCCATCTATAATAGCATTTTCTATATAATTTTTCGGAATAGCCTTTAATGAATCAGATATGTATTTAACGAAAATAGGTGAATTGTAAAAAGAATGTGCTAAAATAATAGCTATTAAAGAGTATAATATATTTATATTAATTATTTTGCTTATAATTCCATTTGATCCATATACTAGTGAAAAAGCTATGATGGTTGGAATAGGCGGAAAGAAAAATGGAATAAAAAATGAGTTTTCTAATATTTTACTTAAATAATTATTATTATTTGCCACATATAATGATGGGAATAATGCTATAATAAAAGAAATAATAACTGATAATGTTGATTGCAATAAAGTGTATTTTAAGATTCTTAAAGTTCTACTTTTAAAAAGTATTTCCATTAAATCTTTAAAATCAAAATAATTTATAATTAATTCTCCTATTGGAATTAGCCATAATGCTAAAAAAATAATAATAAAAAAATATAATTTTCTCATAGTATCCTCCTAAAGAAAGGGGTAAAAAAATGAAAAAGGTATTAATATTTTATATGGTCTTAATAAGTAGTATGTTGTTGGCAAAATTTATTTGGCCACCATACTTAACTAATCAAGGTGAAACTTATGCTACTATTAATTTTAAAACATTAGATGAAAATATTCAAGTAAATTTATATGAAAATGATGTTTTATTTAAATCAATTGATAATTTATCTCCTGGATTAGTTCATGTTAAATTCAATGATTTAAAACCAGCAACAAAGTATTATTTCGAAGTAAAAACAAATGATGACTATTATAAAGGGTATTTTTATACTAAGGATAATACAAAAACTTTAAGATTTATTGTATATGGTGATACAAGATATTATGATAAACAACATAAAATGATAGTTGATAAAATAATTGAAGAAAAGCCGGAATTTGTTTTAAATGTGGGAGATTTAGTTGAAAATGGTAATGAATTAAGATATTGGAATAATTTTTTTAATATAATTAAAGGCCTTAATGCTTTTTATTATCCAGTATTAGGAAATCATGAAAGAAATTCAAAAAATTATTATGAAGCTTTTGATTTACCAGAAGGTGGAGGAGATTATGGGAAAAGATGGTATAGTTTCTCATACGGTAATAATCATTTTATTATTTTAGATACAACAAATATTTCAACTGATTCCGATTTATTTTATGAACAAACAAATTGGATGATAAATGAGTTTGAAAATAATAAGGAAAAAAATTTTTTTGTTTTTTATCATTATCCATTTTGGAATAACTCTTCAGTTTCATGGAGAAGGCAATTTGATAAGTTAGAAAATGCATGGAGACCTATTTTTGAAAAATACAATGTAAAACTTGTTTTTAATGGTCATATTCATGCATATGAAAGATTTGAAAAAAATGGAATAACTTATATTACAACAGGTGGAGGCGGAGCACCATTTGATCCGGGAGCAAAAAAAGATATATTACCTCATACAAAAAAATATGTATATGGAGTTTTAGAATATGTTTTAGTTGAAGTAAGTGCAGAAAAAATAAGAGTAATAGTTAAAGGGGTTGGAGAATCAAAAGACTTTGATGTTAGAAAAGCTGAAAAAATAGATAGAATGTTGGATTATATAGAGATACCTTTGAATAAAGGTTATTAAAATAATTTAAAAATAGATACATTGATATTTAACATAAACTGTATATAATATTTTTACGGTTTGGGGTCGTGGCGCAGCTGGGAGCGCGCTACCATGGCACGGTAGAGGTCGTGGGTTCAAGTCCCATCGACTCCACCATAAAAAATAGC
This region includes:
- a CDS encoding ABC transporter permease, which encodes MRKLYFFIIIFLALWLIPIGELIINYFDFKDLMEILFKSRTLRILKYTLLQSTLSVIISFIIALFPSLYVANNNNYLSKILENSFFIPFFFPPIPTIIAFSLVYGSNGIISKIININILYSLIAIILAHSFYNSPIFVKYISDSLKAIPKNYIENAIIDGSNKWNIFKTIKLPIILPAILKASFLVFTYSFVSFAIVLSLGGIKYSTFEVAIFTTLRSSLDFSKALTYAIIQFIILLIMNYIISIPKIYEMTIEEKYTEKNNIFVYVFSIFYLIFEYSIVFTGTFSGFYDFINNRFTLKGFINLFSKEINSYYPIIKSFYNTILISTIVSLLVVTLTYIILRNIRNHKDVIISNISIISSMGISSAFLAMGLLYLNINYSIPYYILLAIGYIIISVPLAYTFLQQRVLSFDYSILEAAKIDGANTLKLFIYIEFPILRNTLIAVFLQIFAIIFGEFTISYTMQSMDYFPLISNINYSLSNARYYLESQALASLTILIIFIIFNISNFLNKEN
- the prfA gene encoding peptide chain release factor 1, giving the protein MDILSFKDKILDKLKEVEVKLSDSEVTSDLELLQNLGKEHNRLSTLRDLFIELERALEDKETIHLLKQEEAIDEEEYNKMLEEAEKTIKKLNIDILSLLIPGNEINERNIIMEIRAGTGGEEAALFASDLMRMYLKYAENNGWKHEVLELSDTGIGGTKNAVIKIKGKGVFGRLKYESGVHRVQRVPVTESGGRIHTSTATVAVLPEATDVDVKIDPKDLRIDTYRAGGAGGQHVNKTESAVRIVHEPTGIVVTCQNERSQHQNKEAAMSILRAKLYEEALRKQQEKLVSQRRSQIGTGERSEKIRTYNFPQNRVTDHRIGFTSYRLNFILEGDLDEIIDKLVEWDLGEKLENLEI
- a CDS encoding metallophosphoesterase family protein, with protein sequence MKKVLIFYMVLISSMLLAKFIWPPYLTNQGETYATINFKTLDENIQVNLYENDVLFKSIDNLSPGLVHVKFNDLKPATKYYFEVKTNDDYYKGYFYTKDNTKTLRFIVYGDTRYYDKQHKMIVDKIIEEKPEFVLNVGDLVENGNELRYWNNFFNIIKGLNAFYYPVLGNHERNSKNYYEAFDLPEGGGDYGKRWYSFSYGNNHFIILDTTNISTDSDLFYEQTNWMINEFENNKEKNFFVFYHYPFWNNSSVSWRRQFDKLENAWRPIFEKYNVKLVFNGHIHAYERFEKNGITYITTGGGGAPFDPGAKKDILPHTKKYVYGVLEYVLVEVSAEKIRVIVKGVGESKDFDVRKAEKIDRMLDYIEIPLNKGY
- a CDS encoding Rid family detoxifying hydrolase; the protein is MKIYFDMFYKLSWILTVLTGFSSVATTQKVNVFFLFFFTITTLTQLIGTYLFSKEKDGLKVLIHYFSIILISMSFLISVSLIKLNVISFVVYFIIYNLMLSFILNNYFKHFEDKDYLYSLLKNLNLNYFDFFDTQIHIRLFSNKKSIIPNGVSAVGPYSPALKKDNELYVSGQIPINFETGEIPESFVEQSKQVMENLKNILNASGFSFKDIVQVSVFITDMSKFNEFNTIYETYFKKPYPARFVVEVSKLPKGVDVEVSCIAKK